The following is a genomic window from Sedimenticola thiotaurini.
TCGGCCGTCTGTGGCGGCCCGGCTGTGCGGTCCGGCAGTTGCCCGACCCGGTCAGATAGCCAGCCCGCTCAGACAGCCATCCCGGTCTGCTCAGTCCAGCAGTCGATACCAGGCCCGTCCCAGCTGTTCATGCAGGGCGAAATAGCTGTCCCGGAAAGCCCTTTCTGTGGGCAGCCAGTCGTAGTAGCTGGCGCGCTCGCTCGGGCCGTGGGCGAATGCCGTCGGTGCCGGCTGAACCCGGATGCCGGCCGCCTCGAACACATCCAGGGCGCGCAGCATGTGCCAGGCGTGGGTCACCAGCAGGATCTTGTGGATATTGTGTTGCTCCAACAGCGGTTTCAGGATCAGCGCCTGCTCCCGGGTGGTGTGGCTTCGATCCTCGGTGAGCATCACTTTGACCCCAAACTCACCCTCCAGTACGGCCCGGCCAATAGTGGCCTCGCTGGGCCCACTGCTGTGTAGTGAGCCGCCACTGGTGATCAACGGCAGGCCGGTGTTACGGGATAGCCAGGCGGCGTAGCGCAGGCGCTCCAGAAGCAGGGAGTTGGCGGTATCCTGGCCACCATACTCTGGCGCCGCTTCCCGGCGACCGGCGCCCAGTACCACGATCGCCTGGGCGTCCGTGCTGCGGATCTGGTCTCTGGTGAGCGCGGATATGGTTTCCAGGTTGGCCATCAACTGGCCGGAAATGTAGGGGGTTGATAGCAGATAGAGCGCTGCCAGGGTGGTGAACAGCAACAGCTTGCCGATCAGTCGGCCGGCCAGTATCAGGCCCAGTAGCCCCAGCAGTACCAGTATGCCGGGTGGCAGTAACAGGGTTTTCAGGGCCCAGACAATCTCCTGATCCATCGATTACTCCTTGTGATCGCGGTCGAGTAGTGGGTTGGCCTGCAGATCGGCGTGATAGGAGGAGCGCACCAGCGGGCCACTGGCCACGTTGGAAAAGCCCATCGCTTCGCCCTGCTGACGCAACTGGTCGAACTCTCGTGGTGTGACGAACCGGTCCACCGGCAGGTGGTCCCGGCTGGGTTGTAGATACTGACCCAGGGTCAGCATATTGACCTGGTGGTCGCGCAGGTCCCGCATGACAGCCAGCACCTCCTCGGTAGTCTCGCCCAGGCCCAGCATCAAGCCGGATTTGGTCTGTACCTCGGGGTGGCGCTCCTTGAAACGGGCCAGCAGGTCCAGCGAACCCTGGTAGTCGGCCCCCGGTCGCGCCTGGCGGTAGAGTCGGGGAATAGTCTCCAGGTTGTGGTTGAACACGTCTGGCCGGGTCTCCGCGAAGGCATCCAGCGCCACATCAATGCGGCCCCGAAAATCGGGTACCAGGATCTCGATACGGGTCTCCGGATTGGTGTCACGCAGTGCGGTTATGCAGTCAACGAAGTGGCCGGCCCCGCCGTCCCGCAGATCGTCCCGGTCGACCGAAGTGATCACCACGTAGCGCAACTGCATCGCCTTCACCGCTTCAGCCAGTTCGATCGGCTCCTGGGGATCTAACGGCTTTGGTTTGCCGTGGGCCACGTCGCAGAATGGGCAGCGCCGGGTGCAGATATCGCCCATGATCATGAAAGTGGCGGTGCCGTGGCTGAAGCACTCTCCCAGGTTGGGGCAGGCGGCCTCTTCGCACACCGAGCTGAGTTTGCTCTGGCGCAGGATCTGCTTGATCTGGCTGACCCGTTCGCCGCTGGGCATCTTCACCCGGATCCAGGCCGGCTTACGGGGCATCTCCCGGGTCGGTTCGACTTTGACGGGAATTCTGGCCAGCTTCTCACTGCCGCGCTGGTGGGTCTCCGGGGTGGCCCGTGATGGGGCGTTGTAATCTTCAAGTTTACTCATGGGAACGGTTATCGCCTGTGGTCTGTTGGTGTTGATTGTAGCCGAGTCGGCCCAAAATGTGGCTGGCCAGCCGCTGACCCACGGTAAACAGGGGCTCGGGGTCGGTCAGTTCGCGCAGTTGCGTCACCTGAAGGCCGGGATAGCCACAGGGGTTGATACGGTTAAAAGGCTCCAGCTCCATGTCCACATTCAGGCTCAGGCCGTGAAAACTGCAGCCGTGCCGCACCCGCAAGCCAAGTGCCGCAATCTTGCTGCCGTTCACGTAGACGCCGGGCGCGTCCGGGCGCGCCCTGGAGTCGATCCCGTAAGTCTGTAACAGATCCACAATGCTTTGCTCGATCAGGGTGACCAGTTGGCGCACCCCCAGGCCGTAGTGGCGCAGATTGAGCAGCAGATAGGCGACCAGCTGTCCCGGGCCGTGGTAGGTGACCTGGCCGCCCCGGTCGGTTTTGATCACCGGGATGTCACCCGGGTTGAGCAGGTGTTCCGGTTTGCCGGCCTGTCCCAGGGTGAAGACCGGTGGATGCTCCACCAGCCAGATCTCATCCCGGGTGTCCGCATCCCGATTGTTGGTAAAGGTTTGCATCTCCTGCCAGACCGGCTCGTAGGATTGCCGGCCGAGTTCACGGATCAGCGGCGGCAGGGCAGGACGACTGCCCATCAGAGACTCATCACCACGTCGTCATGGTCGGTGAGGGCGTAATAGATTGCATCCAGCTGGGCCTTGCTGGTGGCCTGGAAAGTGACTGTGACGGACAGGTATTTTCCATTGCTGCTGGCCCGGCTGCGGCAGGCATCGCCGGGTAGATCCGGTACATGGGTGGCAACGATCTCGGTGATCAGGGCCTCGAAGTCCGGGTGGCTGGCGAGCCCCATCGCCTTGACGGAGAATTGGCAGGGGAACTCCAGCAGTGTGTCGCGTTCTTGTTTCATGTCATTCCGGATGCTAACCGGCCCGTCTGAAGCAGGGCCTTGTAGTCACTGTAAAAGCGGGCCATGCGCCCGTATATGGGGCCGGGCCGACCATTTCCAACCGGGTGCCCATCCAGTTCCACCACCGCCGTCACCTCCTTGCTGGAGCTGGTCACCCAGACCTCGTCTGCACGGTCCAGCATCTGCCGGCTGATCGGGCTTTCACGGCAGGGGAGCTGGTGTTGTTGTGCCAGTTCCAGCACCAGGTCGCGGGTGATTCCCGGTAGCAAGTGATCGCTCTTGGGCGGGGTGATGATCTGGCCGGCCTGGACGATAAACAGGTTGCTGGCTGCCCCCTCGATGGCAAAACCGTCCCGGATCAGGATCGCCTCCGCTGCCCCGCGGTCTTTTGCCTCGCTACGCAGGAGCACATTGGCCAGCAGGGTGATCGCCTTGATATCGCAGTGTTTCCAACGGGTGTCATCCAGGGTGATCGCCTTGATACCGGTCGCCAGGGTGGTGGCGTCCGGATAGACTGCCGGTTGGGTCATGGCGAACACGGTCGGCTCGATCCCGCTGGGAATTGCGTGTTCCCGCCGCCCGCTGGAGCCGCGGGTGATCTGCAGATAGATCGATTGATCGGCCCCCGGCAACTGGGCGATCAGCCGTTCCAGTATCGCCTGCCATTGCGCCCGGTCCAGGGGATTGGGCATGCGGATACCGTGCAGGCTGTTGTCCAGACGCTGCAGGTGGTGCTCCAGCCGAAACAGGCGTCCGGCGTAGCAGGGAATCACTTCGTAGACGCCGTCACCGAACAGAAAACCCCGATCCATGACCGAAATCTTACCCTCATCGGGGGGCAGAAAACGGCCATTCAGATAGATCTCCGGCGGTCCAGCCGGGCTGCGGTTGTGGCCTACTCCAGCCATAGCAGGACGGTATCTTTGACGGTCTGCATCAGACCGCCCTCCTCAATCGGGTCCAGTGCCACCAGATCCTCTTCCACCACGGTCTCGCCAGCCAGGGAGATGTTCAGTTTGCCCAACGGTTGGCCGGGGCTGACCGGTGCGATGATTTGTGGCTCGAGCTGCATGCCGGCATTCAGATTCTGATACTGGCCTCTGGGGATGGTGATATAGAGATCCCGGGTCAGACCGAGGCGGAGCTGCTCCTGACTGCCCTTCCAGACCCGGGTGGTGGTCAGTTTCTCACCGGCACCGTAGAGTCGGTGGGTCTCGTAGAAGCGGAAGCCGTAGTTGAGCAGGGATTGGCTCTCCCTGGCCCGGGCATCCTCGCTTTTGGTTCCCATAACCACCGAGATGAGGCGCATGCCATCTTTCTGGGCCGACGCCACCAGACAGTAGCCGGCGGCTTCGGTATGGCCGGTCTTGACCCCGTCCACCGCATCATCGCGCCACAACAGCTTGTTGCGGTTGTGCTGCTTGATATTGTTGAAGGTGAACTCCTTGGTGGCGTACCACTTGTAGAGTTCTGGAAACTCCCGGATGGTGGCGCGGGCCACCTGGGCGATGTCCCGCGGTGTGGTGTAGTGCTCGTCGGCCGGCAGGCCGGTGCTGTTGACGAAGTGGGTATTCACCATCCCCAGGCGTCGGGCGTGGTCGTTCATCAGGTTGGCGAAGGTCTCCTCGCTGCCGGCAATGTGTTCAGCCAGCGCAACACTGGCATCGTTGCCGGACTGGATAATCATGCCCTTGAGCAGATCTTCCAGGGAGACTTTTTTGCCCACCTCGATAAACATGCGCGAGCCCGGCGTGCGCCAGGCCTTTTTGCTCACCAGTACCTGATCCTGCAGGGTCACCTGGCCCGCCTCGATCTCTTTCATGACCACGTAGGCGGTCATGATTTTGGTCAGGCTGGCCGGCTCCAGTCGCTGCTCCGCATTGTTCTCTGCCAGCACATAGCCGCTGTCAAAATCGATCAGCAGGTGGCCCGTGGCGGCGACGCTGGGGGCGCCGGCACCGGTGCGGCGGCGACCGGCAGCAGGGCGAGCGTCAGAAAGATAAATGCGAGCAGGGAGAGCAGGTTGATTCTGGTGGTGCGTACAAACATGGTAGTCCTTATCAGTTACTTGGGCCTGAAGCAGCTAATGACAGCACAAAACGGACGAGGTTCTGTCTGTTGGCGCTCTATTCTAACGCGAATGGCGGCGCAAAATCGCGGCCAAAGATTGAGGGATTCGGACAACGATCCCGGATCAGCCGTTTCAGGGGCGTTCCGGCTCCTGTGATCAGTCGATGATCACCTGGGTCTCCATGATACCCAGCCGGGGCAGGCTCTGGCTCAGTTCATCCACCTGTTCGACACTGGCAAGCGGACCGATCTGCACCCGGTACAGCCGCTGTCCCTGGTTATCGACTTGCTGGATGCGCACCTGCTGGCTCAGTGATCCCGCCAGGCGTTGGCTCAGCTGGTTGGCGTTGTGGCGGCTGCTGAAAGCGCCGACCTGGACGAACAGGGCGGGCGGTGCCGGCAGACTGGCCTGGTTGGCCAGGATCACCGGGGACTCCGCCGGAGTCGTCGGGGTGCCCGGATCCAGTGCCCGCACCTCCACCAGGCCGGTGCCCTCGGCCACGATGCCCAGTTTGGTGGCGGCGGCATAGGAGAGATCTATCAGCCGGTTATCATGGAACGGGCCGCGATCATTCACTTTGACAATGGCGCTGCGGCCGTTACGCAGGTTGGTCACCTGCACATAGGTGGGCAGGGGCAGGCTTTTGTGGGCGGCCGTCATGGCATACATGTCATACGGCTCACCACTGCTGGTGGAGCGGCCGTGAAATTTAGTGCCATACCAGGAGGCGATGCCACGCTCGATATAACCGCGACTGCTGGGCAACGTATAGTAGCGTTTCCCCAGCACCACATAGGAGGCCGGGTTGCCCCGCGTGCTCTTCGGCTCCGCCCGTGGCGTGGCATCGGCGATGGTGTTGGGGTCCAGTCGACGGGCCGGCGCGCTGTCACTGCCGGACAGTACCGGTGCACGACCTGAACAGGCAGTGAGCAGGCCGGCGCAGAGCAGAGCCAGGAGCAGTGATCTGTTTGTCGTGACCAGAGACATCAGTTCCCGGACCCCTGTTTTTGTGACCGTATCGCCTGGCTCAGCTGGTAGACCGCCATGGCGTAAAGGTTGCTGTGGTTGTACCGGGTGATGACGTAGAAGTTATTCAGCCCGAGCCAGAATTCAGACCCCTTGGCACCTTGCAGATGCAGGACGGTCGCCAGGGTATCGGCCGGGAGTGGGGGCTCCGGCTGGGTCAGGATGCCGGCCGCCACCAGATCCGCCAGCGGGGTAGCCGGTTTTGCCGTCCGCTGGGCCGGTTCGATGTAGAAAGGCTGGCCCGCCTCCACGGTATTGGCCGGCAGGACGACCCGCTCGCCTTTGCGCCAGTTGTGTTTGCTGAAGTAGTTGGCCACGCTGCCGATCACATCCTCGGTATCACTCCAGATATCCCGTTTGCCGTCGCCGTTGAAGTCGACCGCATAGCTGAGATAGCTGGTGGGGATGAACTGGGGCATTCCCATGGCGCCGGCGTAGGAGCCAACCGCCATGCTGGGCTCCATCTCCTCCTCCATCAGGATCTGTAGGAACGCCTTCAGCTGGTTGCGTCCGAACCGGTAGCGTTTCGGATAGTGGTAGGCCTGGGTGTAGAGGGCATCAAGGATGCTGATACTGCCTGGCCGTTTTCCGTAGAAGGTTTCGACTCCAATAATGGCAACGATGATCTCCGGCGGAACACCGTAGGTCTGTTCAGCCCGCTCCAGGGTCTCCTGATGCTGCTTCCAGAAGGCGACGCCCGCGTCGATGCGGTTCTGCTTGAGAAATATGGGCCGGTAGGTTTTCCAGGTATGGATGGTTTCGGCCGGACGGTTGAGGCTGTCGATAACCCGCTGGCTGCGGCTGGCTCCCTGCAGCAGTCTGCGCAGGTCTTCGATCGCATAGCCCTTCTCGGTGGCCAGCTCCTGGAGCAGTGCCTCCGTGTCGGCTGCCGGGGTGGAGGCCATGAGCGGGGTGCAGCACGACAGGATTGCCAGAAAGCCGATTCTTGTCAGGGTCTTTAGCATGCCTAGTTCCTTTTGCCTGTATGCGGTGTTGTTCCGTGGCTGCCGATCATGTCGGCAGCAGCTTGCGATGGGTATGTATGGACATCAGGATACCGAACCCGGCCATGATGGTCACCAGTGATGTGCCGCCATAGCTGATCAGGGGGAGCGGCACACCGACCACCGGCAGAATCCCGCTGACCATGCCGGTGTTCACAAACAGGTAGACGAAAAAGACCATGGTAACGGCCCCGCCGAGCAGGCGGCTGAAGGTGTCCTGGGCCTGGGCGGCGATATAGAGGCCGCGCAGGATAATCACCAGGTAGAGTGTCAGTAACAGCAGTATGCCGATGAAACCGAACTCTTCCGCCAGCACCGCGAAGATAAAATCGGTGGTGCCCTCCGGCAGGAAGTCCAGATAGGACTGGGTGCCGTTCAGCCAGCCCTTGCCGTACAGTCCGCCGGAGCCGATAGCGATCTTGGACTGAATGATATGGTAGCCGGTGCCGAGCGGATCCCGCTCCGGATTCAGGAAGGTCAGCACCCGGTTGCGCTGGTAGTCCCGCATGCCCCACTCCCACAGTACCCAGGAGATGGGGATGGCGGTGATAATCATGCCGCCAATAAAACGCCAGCTGAGTCCGGCCAGAAACAGTACAAAGATGCCTGCGCTGGCCACCAGCAGGGAGGTGCCGAGGTCCGGTTGTCGCGCGATCAGCAGTACCGGAACCAGGATCATCACGCCGGCAATCATCAGCCGGTTCCAGCGGGGTGGCAGGGATTTCTCGGCCAGGAACCAGGCGATCATCATGGGCACCGCCAGTTTGACCAGTTCGGATGGTTGAAAACGGAACAGCCCCAGATTTAGCCAGCGTTGTGCCCCCTTACCCACCTGGCCGACCACCAGCACCGCGATCAGCATCAGAATGCCGGCGCCAAACAGCCAGGGCGCCCAGCGGCGCAGCGTGGTGGGCGGTACCTGGGCGACGGCAATCATCACGGCAAAGGCGATCCCCAGCCGGATCACCTGGCGCTCGATAATCGCCATGTCCTGGCCGCTGGCGCTGTACAGCACCAGCAGGCCGAATCCGCACAGCAGAATCAGCCCGGTCAGCAGGGGCAGGTCCAGATGAAGATCGGCCAGCAGACCCTCGGCACGGGTCGGGTTGGATTCCGGCAGGCCACTCGGTTTGTAATGGGCCATCAGTTTGATCCCGGGAGCAGGTAGTGATCCATGATAGTCTTGGCGATGGGTGCTGCCACCGAGCCGCCGTGGCTGCCGTTCTCCACGATCACCGCAACCGCGATGCGGGGCGCCTCGGCGGGCGCGAAGGAGACAAACAGAGCGTGATCGTACATTTTCTTATCCAGTTTCTCCTCGTCGTAAGTCTCTTCCTGCTTAATGGTGAATACCTGCGCCGTGCCGGTTTTGCCGGCGATCTGGTACTGCTCGCTGCGGATGCGGCGGGCGGTTCCCCGTGGCCCCTCCACCACCTGCACCATCGCCTCGAAAATATCGTCCCAGTGCTCCTCCGATTGCCGGACAATCTGCAACTGCTCGTGGATTGGCTGCTCTTTCGGCGTCGGCTCACCGTTGAACTGGATCGACTTGACCAGGCGCGGGCGTAGACGGGTGCCACGGCTGGCCAGAGTGGCGGTGGCGCTGGCCAGTTGCAGGGGCGTGGTCAGGAAGTAACCCTGGCCGATACCGGTAATGAGGGTTTCGCCCGGGTACCAGGGCTGCTTCCTGTTGCGCTGTTTCCACTCCCGGGATGGGAGCAGTCCGCCCAGTTCCCCGGTGATGTCGACGCCGGTCTTCTGGCCGAACCCGAACGGGGCCAGATAGTCCGCCAGCATGTCGATGCCCATCTGGTGGGCCAGGTCGTAGTAATAGACATCGCAGGACTGGATGATGCTGTCATACAGGTCCACCGCCCCGTGGCCGCCTTTTTTCCAGTCACGGTATTTGTGGGTATGGTTCGGCAGCTGGTAAAAGCCGGGGCAGTACTTTTTCTGCGTGGCGGTGATGACGCCGTTCTCCAGTCCGCCCAGACCGATGAAGGGTTTTACCGTGGAGCCGGGGGGATACTGCCCCCGGATGGCCCGATTAAACAGCGGTTTGGCGTCGGAGTTCTGCAGGGCGTTGTACTCCTTGGAGGAGATCCCCTCCACGAACAGGTTGGGATCGAAGCCCGGCTTGCTGACCATGGCCAGAATATCCCCGGTCTGCGGGTCGATGGCCACCGCCGCGCCGTTCTCCTCGCCAAACGCATCCATGGCCACCCGCTGCAGGGATGAGTCCAGGGTCAGGTGCAGGTCGGCCCCCGGCACCGGCGGCGTGCTTTCCAGTATGCGGATCACCCGGCCCAGGGCGTTGGTCTCCACCTGTTGCAGCCCCACCTGGCCGTGCAGCGTCTCCTCATAATATTTCTCAATACCGTTTTTACCGATATGGGTGGTGCCGGAGTAGCTGGAGTTGTCAATGGTCTGCAACTCCTTTTTGTTGATCCGGCCGACGTAACCGAGGATGTGTGCCGTCACGTCCTTGAGAGGATACTGCCGGAGCAGTTTGGCACGGATATCCACCCCCGGGAAAAGGTGGCGGTTAACAGCGAAGCGCGCCACCTCCTCGTCGGTAAGCTGAACACGAATCGGGATGCTCTCAAACCGGCGCTGATGACTCTTCAGCCGTTTGAAACGCTTTCGGTCGTTGTCGCTGATGGTGATGATCTTGCCCAGCTCCCGTAACGTCCACTCCAGATCCTTGACCCGCTCGGGGATGATCTCCAGGCTGTGTGTGGGTATGTTCTGAGCCAGGATGACGCCGTTGCGGTCGTAGATCAGACCACGGGTCGGCGGCAGCGGTTCCACCTTCACCCGGTTGTCCCGGGACAGGGTGGTGAAGTGGGTGTGATCGATAATCTGCAACTGGGCCAGGCGCAGCAGCAGAAGCAGTAACAGCAGCAGGATGATCAGGCTGGCGCTGATGGCCCGTGCCCGGAACAGACGGCTCTCGCGCAGATAATCTTTCAGGGTGGTCTGGTACATGGCCTCAGCTGACCTGGAACTTACGGCGCAGATCCCGCAGCACAATGAAGATCCAGGGCCACAGCAGCATGCCCACCAGCGGTGGCGTCCAGTAGCTGAGCGGCGGTGTGGGCTGACCCACGGCGCCAATGACCCAGAAGGAGAGCAACTTCTCCAGCAACAGCAGTACCAGGATGGTGAGGGACTGCTGCCAGAGCGGGAACAGGCGGATGCGCTGATGCAGCTCGAAGGTGATATAGGCGATCAGTGCCAGTGGCAGGGCATGCTGTCCCAGCAGGGTGCCGGACAGCACATCCACCACGATACCCACCAGCCAGCCGACCCCCACGCCAACCCGCTGCGGCAGGGCCATGGTCCAGTAGATCAATACCAGCGTGTACCACTGGGGGCGCAGCATCTGGGCCCAGTCCGGCAACGGCAGGATAGTCAGTAGCAGGGCGATACAGAAAGTGACAATGATGACGGTGGTACCGCTTCTCGGCGTCAGGGTCATGGCTCTTCCCCCGGCATCTCTGCGTCGGTCTGGTCGTGCTGCGGTTCCGCTTCGTCCTGGCCGGGTGGGGAGAGTGTCCACACCAGCAGTGCTTCCCGGGCCCGTTCCAGATGGGCGCTGGGTTGGGCCTTGATCAGGGCAAACGGTTCGCCGGGCTCACGCCGGATCGAGGTGACGGTGGCCACCGGGTAACCGGCGGGGAAACGTCCCCCCAGTCCCGAGGTGACCAGCAGGTCGCCCACCTCTATATCGGCATTGTTCGGCAGATTGGGCAGTTCCAGCTCATCATTGCGCCCGGTGCCGATCGCCACAGTACGCAGGCCGTTGCGGTTCACCTGAATCGGCAGGGCATGGCTTGCGTCGGTGATCATCAGAACCGAGGCCGTGAAGCGGTTGACATGCACCACCTGGCCCATGACGGCATTGGCATGCAGCACCGGCTGACCCTTGTAGATGCCGGAGCTGGAGCCCTTGTTGAGCAGTACCAGCTGCCGGTAGGGGTCCATGTCGACGGCGATCAGCTCCGCAATCAGTACCCGGTCGCCGAGTTTGAACGATGAGTCGAGCAGGTCGCGCAGGCGCATGTTTTCCGCTTCCAGCGCCGCCAGCTTCTGCTGGCGTCCCTGCAGCAGCAGGTTCTCCCGATGCAGTTCCCGGTTCTCCTCCTGCAGGCGTGCCCGGGTGGCGAACGCCTCTGATGCCCAGTAGCCCACCGCAATGGGCATGTTGGCGACGTACTGCAGTGGGTAGGTGATGGTGGAAAGGAGTGAGCGGACCGCTTCCAGGTGATGCTGGCGATGATCCACAATCATCAGGGCGAGCGAAACCACCACGGCCAGCAAAACGCGGATACGGATAGACGGACCTTGTGTAAAGATCGGCTTAATAGGGGATCAGCCTCTCTGCTTCCTGATCGGTGCCTGACGGCAGATTACTCCAGTGCGAACAGAAATTCTCCGCCGCGCTCATCCAGCATCTCGAGAGCCCGGCCGCCACCGCGGGCAACACAGGTCAGCGGGTCCTCGGCGATGAGCACCGGCAGCCCGGTCTCCTCTTCCAGCAGTCGGTCGATATCTTTCAACAGGGCGCCACCGCCGGTCAGGACGATGCCGCACTCAGCCACATCGGCGCCCAGTTCCGGCGGCGTCTGTTCCAGGGCCGCCTTGACCGCGCCGACGATGCCGGAGAGCGGTTCCTGCATCGCTTCCAATATCTCGTTGTTGGTCAGGGTGAAGCTGCGCGGAATACCCTCGGCCAGGTTACGGCCCTTGATCTCCATCTCCTTCACTTCGTTGCCGGGGAAGGCGGAGCCAATCTCTTTCTTGATCCGCTCGGCAGTCGCTTCACCAATAAGGGTGCCGTAGTTGCGCCGGACGTAGTTGATGATCGCCTCATCAAAGCGGTCCCCCCCGACCCGCACCGAGTTGGAGTAGACGATGCCGTTCAGGGAGATGATGGCCACTTCCGACGTGCCGCCGCCGATATCCAGCACCATGGAGCCGCGTGCTTCGTTAACCGGCAGACCGGCGCCGATGGCGGCTGACATGGGTTCTTCAATCAGGTAGACCTCACGGGCGCCGGCGCCGGCGGCCGATTCGCGGATGGCGC
Proteins encoded in this region:
- the rodA gene encoding rod shape-determining protein RodA, with product MAHYKPSGLPESNPTRAEGLLADLHLDLPLLTGLILLCGFGLLVLYSASGQDMAIIERQVIRLGIAFAVMIAVAQVPPTTLRRWAPWLFGAGILMLIAVLVVGQVGKGAQRWLNLGLFRFQPSELVKLAVPMMIAWFLAEKSLPPRWNRLMIAGVMILVPVLLIARQPDLGTSLLVASAGIFVLFLAGLSWRFIGGMIITAIPISWVLWEWGMRDYQRNRVLTFLNPERDPLGTGYHIIQSKIAIGSGGLYGKGWLNGTQSYLDFLPEGTTDFIFAVLAEEFGFIGILLLLTLYLVIILRGLYIAAQAQDTFSRLLGGAVTMVFFVYLFVNTGMVSGILPVVGVPLPLISYGGTSLVTIMAGFGILMSIHTHRKLLPT
- a CDS encoding YbeD family protein, producing the protein MKQERDTLLEFPCQFSVKAMGLASHPDFEALITEIVATHVPDLPGDACRSRASSNGKYLSVTVTFQATSKAQLDAIYYALTDHDDVVMSL
- the mrdA gene encoding penicillin-binding protein 2, yielding MYQTTLKDYLRESRLFRARAISASLIILLLLLLLLLRLAQLQIIDHTHFTTLSRDNRVKVEPLPPTRGLIYDRNGVILAQNIPTHSLEIIPERVKDLEWTLRELGKIITISDNDRKRFKRLKSHQRRFESIPIRVQLTDEEVARFAVNRHLFPGVDIRAKLLRQYPLKDVTAHILGYVGRINKKELQTIDNSSYSGTTHIGKNGIEKYYEETLHGQVGLQQVETNALGRVIRILESTPPVPGADLHLTLDSSLQRVAMDAFGEENGAAVAIDPQTGDILAMVSKPGFDPNLFVEGISSKEYNALQNSDAKPLFNRAIRGQYPPGSTVKPFIGLGGLENGVITATQKKYCPGFYQLPNHTHKYRDWKKGGHGAVDLYDSIIQSCDVYYYDLAHQMGIDMLADYLAPFGFGQKTGVDITGELGGLLPSREWKQRNRKQPWYPGETLITGIGQGYFLTTPLQLASATATLASRGTRLRPRLVKSIQFNGEPTPKEQPIHEQLQIVRQSEEHWDDIFEAMVQVVEGPRGTARRIRSEQYQIAGKTGTAQVFTIKQEETYDEEKLDKKMYDHALFVSFAPAEAPRIAVAVIVENGSHGGSVAAPIAKTIMDHYLLPGSN
- the mltB gene encoding lytic murein transglycosylase B, whose amino-acid sequence is MLKTLTRIGFLAILSCCTPLMASTPAADTEALLQELATEKGYAIEDLRRLLQGASRSQRVIDSLNRPAETIHTWKTYRPIFLKQNRIDAGVAFWKQHQETLERAEQTYGVPPEIIVAIIGVETFYGKRPGSISILDALYTQAYHYPKRYRFGRNQLKAFLQILMEEEMEPSMAVGSYAGAMGMPQFIPTSYLSYAVDFNGDGKRDIWSDTEDVIGSVANYFSKHNWRKGERVVLPANTVEAGQPFYIEPAQRTAKPATPLADLVAAGILTQPEPPLPADTLATVLHLQGAKGSEFWLGLNNFYVITRYNHSNLYAMAVYQLSQAIRSQKQGSGN
- the lipB gene encoding lipoyl(octanoyl) transferase LipB, producing the protein MGSRPALPPLIRELGRQSYEPVWQEMQTFTNNRDADTRDEIWLVEHPPVFTLGQAGKPEHLLNPGDIPVIKTDRGGQVTYHGPGQLVAYLLLNLRHYGLGVRQLVTLIEQSIVDLLQTYGIDSRARPDAPGVYVNGSKIAALGLRVRHGCSFHGLSLNVDMELEPFNRINPCGYPGLQVTQLRELTDPEPLFTVGQRLASHILGRLGYNQHQQTTGDNRSHE
- a CDS encoding D-amino acid aminotransferase; amino-acid sequence: MAGVGHNRSPAGPPEIYLNGRFLPPDEGKISVMDRGFLFGDGVYEVIPCYAGRLFRLEHHLQRLDNSLHGIRMPNPLDRAQWQAILERLIAQLPGADQSIYLQITRGSSGRREHAIPSGIEPTVFAMTQPAVYPDATTLATGIKAITLDDTRWKHCDIKAITLLANVLLRSEAKDRGAAEAILIRDGFAIEGAASNLFIVQAGQIITPPKSDHLLPGITRDLVLELAQQHQLPCRESPISRQMLDRADEVWVTSSSKEVTAVVELDGHPVGNGRPGPIYGRMARFYSDYKALLQTGRLASGMT
- a CDS encoding YdcF family protein, translated to MDQEIVWALKTLLLPPGILVLLGLLGLILAGRLIGKLLLFTTLAALYLLSTPYISGQLMANLETISALTRDQIRSTDAQAIVVLGAGRREAAPEYGGQDTANSLLLERLRYAAWLSRNTGLPLITSGGSLHSSGPSEATIGRAVLEGEFGVKVMLTEDRSHTTREQALILKPLLEQHNIHKILLVTHAWHMLRALDVFEAAGIRVQPAPTAFAHGPSERASYYDWLPTERAFRDSYFALHEQLGRAWYRLLD
- the lipA gene encoding lipoyl synthase, whose amino-acid sequence is MSKLEDYNAPSRATPETHQRGSEKLARIPVKVEPTREMPRKPAWIRVKMPSGERVSQIKQILRQSKLSSVCEEAACPNLGECFSHGTATFMIMGDICTRRCPFCDVAHGKPKPLDPQEPIELAEAVKAMQLRYVVITSVDRDDLRDGGAGHFVDCITALRDTNPETRIEILVPDFRGRIDVALDAFAETRPDVFNHNLETIPRLYRQARPGADYQGSLDLLARFKERHPEVQTKSGLMLGLGETTEEVLAVMRDLRDHQVNMLTLGQYLQPSRDHLPVDRFVTPREFDQLRQQGEAMGFSNVASGPLVRSSYHADLQANPLLDRDHKE
- a CDS encoding septal ring lytic transglycosylase RlpA family protein, with the protein product MSLVTTNRSLLLALLCAGLLTACSGRAPVLSGSDSAPARRLDPNTIADATPRAEPKSTRGNPASYVVLGKRYYTLPSSRGYIERGIASWYGTKFHGRSTSSGEPYDMYAMTAAHKSLPLPTYVQVTNLRNGRSAIVKVNDRGPFHDNRLIDLSYAAATKLGIVAEGTGLVEVRALDPGTPTTPAESPVILANQASLPAPPALFVQVGAFSSRHNANQLSQRLAGSLSQQVRIQQVDNQGQRLYRVQIGPLASVEQVDELSQSLPRLGIMETQVIID
- a CDS encoding D-alanyl-D-alanine carboxypeptidase family protein — protein: MLIDFDSGYVLAENNAEQRLEPASLTKIMTAYVVMKEIEAGQVTLQDQVLVSKKAWRTPGSRMFIEVGKKVSLEDLLKGMIIQSGNDASVALAEHIAGSEETFANLMNDHARRLGMVNTHFVNSTGLPADEHYTTPRDIAQVARATIREFPELYKWYATKEFTFNNIKQHNRNKLLWRDDAVDGVKTGHTEAAGYCLVASAQKDGMRLISVVMGTKSEDARARESQSLLNYGFRFYETHRLYGAGEKLTTTRVWKGSQEQLRLGLTRDLYITIPRGQYQNLNAGMQLEPQIIAPVSPGQPLGKLNISLAGETVVEEDLVALDPIEEGGLMQTVKDTVLLWLE
- the mreD gene encoding rod shape-determining protein MreD; amino-acid sequence: MTLTPRSGTTVIIVTFCIALLLTILPLPDWAQMLRPQWYTLVLIYWTMALPQRVGVGVGWLVGIVVDVLSGTLLGQHALPLALIAYITFELHQRIRLFPLWQQSLTILVLLLLEKLLSFWVIGAVGQPTPPLSYWTPPLVGMLLWPWIFIVLRDLRRKFQVS